One genomic region from Homalodisca vitripennis isolate AUS2020 chromosome 6, UT_GWSS_2.1, whole genome shotgun sequence encodes:
- the LOC124364887 gene encoding serine/arginine-rich splicing factor 4-like, whose protein sequence is MSRYSSDSDSYESSRKSKRSKKARSISSSRSSSVSKHRKKSKSKRKKSRYSRSRSKETYKSRSSRHSRRTSHDSRSHSQKSSRESSRSRDRYRKRSHSRSSSYTRSRRRSRSSSYKGKSRKYRSNSRSRSWSRSSSRSKHRSRKRSKSNSFDSYQRRRSRSRGSYSRSRSKERNLKYSRSRSNSVESNSNNKKSKKKSKNDNELSSPKKIIFDLEKVLGEQTNRGSLIEEINSTTFVQKSFSSATKLDPTAMMTVPPSKPRTTKTNEKPEVLFHPNLMVETREDKLNRWVKKLYQIRQRSINGTPMEV, encoded by the exons ATGAGTAGGTATTCAAGTGATTCTGATTCTTATGAAAGCAGCCGTAAAAGCAAACGAAGCAAAAAGGCAAG ATCCATATCTAGTAGCCGTTCATCGTCTGTCAGCAAACACAGAAAAAAGtctaaaagtaaaagaaaaaaatcccgATATTCTCGGTCCAGGAGCAAAGAAACATATAAATCAAG AAGTTCACGTCATAGTCGAAGGACCTCCCATGATAGCCGGTCACACAGCCAGAAGTCTTCACGAGAATCATCCAGATCTCGAGATAGATACAGGAAACGGTCACATTCTCGATCCTCCTCCTATACCAGGTCTCGCAGGAGGTCTCGGTCTTCGTCATACAAAGGAAAGAGTAGAAAGTATCGATCAAATTCGAGATCACGCTCTTGGTCAAGATCGAGTTCAAGATCAAAACATAGATCAAGAAAACGATCGAAATCCAACAGTTTTGATAGTTACCAGAGGAGGAGGTCTAGGTCTCGAGGTTCTTATTCAAGGTCTCGTTCTAAAGAAAGAAACCTTAAATATTCTAGATCTAGATCAAATTCAGTGGAaagtaattcaaataataaaaaatctaagaaGAAGAGTAAAAATGATAATGAATTGTCATCgccaaaaaaaattatatttgacttgGAAAAAGTATTGg GAGAACAGACAAATCGCGGATCTCTGATTGAGGAAATCAACTCTACGACTTTTGTACAGAAGTCATTTTCTTCAGCAACTAAACTGGACCCAACAGCTATGATGACAGTTCCACCCTCCAAACCTCGCACAACTAAAACCAATGAAAAACCAGAAGTTCTTTTTCATCCAAAT CTGATGGTGGAAACCAGAGAAGATAAATTGAATCGTTGggttaaaaaattgtatcagATCAGGCAAAGATCAATAAACGGAACTCCAATGGAGGTTTAA